A segment of the Parasphingopyxis algicola genome:
TTCACCGCCTCCGTGCCGTCCGGCCGGGGGCTTTTTTGTGCCCCCAAGGAGAAGAAGACGATGGATATCGAGACCAAGATGGACCCGCTCGCCGCGAGCTTTGCGGCGATGGAGGAAGCGCCGCATGAGGAGGCGGCCCCGCCCGATGGTGATACCGCAACGGATGAGCAGGCAGACGAGCAATCGCCGGCCGAGAAGGTCGCCGAGCATATCGCGGCGGTAAAGCGCTGGATGGATGCGCATACGGTCGCCGCCGCGCGACCGGCGCTGGGCGGCACCAAGTCGATGCCGCGCGGGGAGGGCGATTTCACCGCGCGCTATCTGAGGCGCGGTCTCGAAACCGGGCTGGAGCGCAAGAGCTTCGATGGCACCACCGGCCCGGCGGGCGGCTATGCCATCCCGCAGGAAATCGACGCGGTGATCGACCGGACCTTGAACGATATCTCGCCGATCCGGTCCATCGCCAATGTGGTGAAGGTCGGCAGCGCCGGCTACCGGAAACTCGTGACGACCGGCGGCACGCCCTCGGGCTGGGTCGCGGAAACCGCCGCGCGCCCCGAGACCGCGACGCCCGATTTCGCCGAGATCGCCCCGCCGATGGGCGAGCTGTATGCGAACCCCGCCGCCTCGCAGGCGATGCTCGACGATGCCGCCTTCGATGTCGAAGCCTGGCTCGCCAGCGAGATCGCGGCCGAGTTCGCCCAGGCCGAGGGCGCGGCCTTCGTCAACGGCTCCGGCGTCGACCGGCCCAGGGGTTTCCTTCAGGCGACGGCCACCGCCGAGGATGACACGATCCGCGCCTTCGGGTCGCTCCAATATATCGCGACCGGCGTCGATGGCGGTTTCGCGGCCAGCGATCCCGAATATGCGCTCGTCGATCTCGTCCAGTCGCTGCGCTCGCCCTATCGCCAGGGCGCGCATTTCGTGATGAACTCGGCGACGCTCTCGGCGATCCGCAAGTTCAAGACTGCGGACGGCGCGTTCCTCTGGCAGCCGGGCCTGATGGCTGGCCAGCCCGACACGCTGCTCGGCTATCCGATCGTCGAGGCGGACGACATGCCCGACATCGCGAGCGGCACCGACGCGATCGCCTTTGGCAATTTCAGGGCCGGTTACCTGATC
Coding sequences within it:
- a CDS encoding phage major capsid protein, with amino-acid sequence MDIETKMDPLAASFAAMEEAPHEEAAPPDGDTATDEQADEQSPAEKVAEHIAAVKRWMDAHTVAAARPALGGTKSMPRGEGDFTARYLRRGLETGLERKSFDGTTGPAGGYAIPQEIDAVIDRTLNDISPIRSIANVVKVGSAGYRKLVTTGGTPSGWVAETAARPETATPDFAEIAPPMGELYANPAASQAMLDDAAFDVEAWLASEIAAEFAQAEGAAFVNGSGVDRPRGFLQATATAEDDTIRAFGSLQYIATGVDGGFAASDPEYALVDLVQSLRSPYRQGAHFVMNSATLSAIRKFKTADGAFLWQPGLMAGQPDTLLGYPIVEADDMPDIASGTDAIAFGNFRAGYLIAERAETAILRDPFSNKPFVHFYATKRVGGQVSNSEAIKLLRFSLS